The nucleotide window TTTAGCCTATACCAGAATTGAACTGTGAAGATTTGATCTTCTTCAATTGTAGTTGATTAGCGAGTCGATTGGTTATAAAGTTTAATTGTGACGCAGAATCTAGCAGAGCCCTGCAGGGAATGAGGGAGCCAGAtcgattttttacataaattatggcGGTTGCTAAGAGAACGAACTCTCTGTCAGCAACGCTAGCTTGAACTTCAGATGCGACGAGTGCAGAAGCTGAAGGACcgaaagatgaagaagaaaacgAGTACGGGTTGAACGAACTAGATGTAGTTGGTTGTGATAGCTGCGGTGATTTATCGGAAGCCATTGGTTGTGAAGTTGTAGGAAAGGAATTTGTGTCTTGATGGAGCAGACTGTGATGCTTCGACGTGCAATGCCTACAGTTTCCTGACTTGCAGTCTTTAAGTGAATGCCCGACTCGAAGGCAATTCAAGCATAGGTTTAACCGTTTTGCTTCTTTATAGCGCATGGTGGGCGAAAGGCTTAGAAACTGCTTGCACCTTGCGATTCTGTGTTCGCTAGAACTACACAATATGCATCCAGCTACAGCTGCCGTTAAAAGCACCTTACGACTGATCTGATTTGACAATTTCTTGCCCACCTGTTTTTCCGGAAGTCCAAGGACATTCTCTACATTTTCCAGTTGTTGACAGCGTTGTTCCAAAAATCTAGCCATTGAATTCCATGTAGGTATTTCGCTTACAGGTGTTTGTTCCTCCCATTTCGCGCGAGATTTGACGTCCAAATTTTGGGACACTAGTTGAATGAGTAAGCAGTCAGCAATCTGTTCCTTTGTTCCCATAGTTTGCAATGCTCGCAAATGAGCATTTACGGTGTCGCTGAGTTCTCGAAGTTTGGCAACCCTATTACCCTCTACCCTCTTGAGCTCAAAAATATCTCTGATATGAGCCTGGAAATTCAATCGTTTATTATCAAATCTAGCTTTAAGCAAATCAATAGCCTTATCATAATTTTGTTCATTTAGCTCTAATGAACGAACGGTGTCCAACGCTGCATCACGTAGACTTGACCGAAGGTGCTGAAATTTCACAATTCTTGTTAAATCTACGTCCTGATGTACAACGGTGTTGAACATCGAGAAGAAATCCGGCCAATCCGAATATTTACCGTTGAACGTTGGAATTTGCAGCACCGGTAACCTCTGCTTTGGCTGAGAGACAATAATTGAAGTTTGATCGCCAGCAAACGGCCGCGTCGTGGCGCTGTGAGCTTCGGAAGCTTGGCAAGCATGACGCTGACGTGTCAGCTTGGTTTTTACCTCAATATAGTGGTTGGTAAATTCCGCTAAAATATCATCAGCGTCGTTGTCCTCTAGTTGCGCGTAGAGAGCATCAAACCTTTTTTCCAGCCTATCCACTTGCTCGATACGCACCTCCACGGCAGCTTCGACGAATTCACGCAAGACATCAAAAGTCAACGTGTTGTTGAGTACGGTGACTTGTTGGATAAATGAATCCAGCTTCTTCTTAGCTGCAGCATATTCCATTTTCTTGGATGCCATTTTTTGTCAAAGACCGTAaaggtttaaataaatttacgaaaaattacgaaattattattacGATAAAGTTAATTCCGCGATCACGTAGGGGTCACCAAAATGTTTAGAGGACAATAAGCTTTTTTATTGCCCGTGTACTGTTTCGAAAGAAAAACaacgaatttaattattttaattataatgatTTATTGCGATGTAATTTAGTTGCGCTTGCGATTACCGCGACATTCAATTGCGACTAACTAAATTAACAGCTGTAACAAGTGGATTAACCTGCAGCCTTTCTCCTAATTCATACGGTGGCTACGGTATAACGATCAGCTGAGATAGTGGTACATGTTCTAATTCTATGCATTTACActaatgtaggtatgtatgcttGCCTATGCAAGTATGATAAAAGTGCGTTATCAAAGTCACTCAAATAGACAAAACCGGTTTGGCGATTGCCGGCGCTCAGACTTAAAGCAAGCATATCTTTAGTTTTAAACAATGTTATAGTGTTGTTGTATACAATTAAGTGCTAAGAATGTTGgcacataataaaatatgtataaaagtagCAGTGATGATTTCTACTACTAAATTCGCATATAAACTATGTATCTGTTTCTAAACAGggcgtatacaagaaaatcgactttatatctaaatataagattatggaattcttccaaatgcactgccgttatggctttatgtcaactttagtaagataaagaaggttaattaacttaaatatgtgaagctaataatttggagcaactcaatatcgattgataaataaaCGTATACGAGAAAattgactttatacctaaatataagataatggaattcttccaaatgcactgccgttatggctttatgtcaactttagtaagatgaagaaatttaattaacttaaatatgtgaagttaatgatttgaagcaactgaatatcgattgataaatatgtgtacacaagaaaatcgattttataactaaatataagtaaatggaattcttccaaatgcagtgtcgttatggctttatgtcaactttagtaagattaagaaggttaattaacttaaatatctGAAGTTAATGATGTGAAGCACCTCAATATCGATGCGTATACACAAAAATCGATATTATAACTTAATATAAGCTAATgtaattcttccaaatgcactgccgttatggctttatgtcaactttagtaagatgaagaaggttaataaacttaaatatgtgaagttaatgatttgaagcacctcaatatcgattgataaatatgtgtatacaagaaaatcgattttataacaaaatataggataatggaattcttccaaatgcactgccgttatggctttatgacaactttagtaagatgaagaaggttaattaacttaaatatgtgaagttaatgatttgaagcaactcaatatcgattggtaAATGTGCATTtacaagaaaattgattttatatctatataaaagattatggaattcttccaaatgcgctgccgttatggctttatgtcaactttagtaagatgaagaaggttaattaacataaatatgtgaagctaatgatttgaatCAACTCAATATCGATCAATAAATGtgcgtatacaagaaaatcgactttatacctaaatataagattatggaattcttccaaatgcactgccgttatggctttatgtcaactttagtaagttGAAGGAggctaattaacttaaatatgtgaaattaatgatttgaagcaactcaatatagatggctaaatgtgtatatacaataaaatcaatttagtacctaaataaaagttaatggaattcttctaaatgcactgccgttatggctttatgtcaactttagtaagatgaagaaggttaactaacttaaatatgtgaagttaatgatttgaagcaactcaatatcgtttgataaatgtgcatatacaagaaaatcgattttatacctaaatataagataatggaattctcccaaatgcactgccgttatggctttatgtcagcTTTGGTAAGATgaaaaaggttaattaacttaaatatgtgaagttaaagatttgaagcaactcaatatcgattgataaatgtgcgtatacaagaaaatcgactttatagcTAAATAtgagattatggaattcttccaaatgcactgccgttatggctttatgtccacttttGTAAGCTGAAGAagattaattaacttaaatatgtgaagttaatgatttgaagcaactcaatatcgattaataaatatgtgtatacaagaaaatcgattttataactaaatataagataatggaattcttccaaatgcactgccgttatggctttatgtcaactttagtaagatgaagaaggttaactaacgtaaatatgtgaagttaatgatttgaagcaactcaatatcgtttgataaatgtgcatatacaagaaaatcgattttatacctaaatataagataatggaattcttccaaatgcactgccgttatggctttatgtcaactttagtaagatgaagaaggttaactaacttaaatatgtgaagttaatgatttgaagcaactcaatatcgattgataaatgtgcgtatacaagaaaatcgactttatagcTAAATAtgagattatggaattcttccaaatgcactgccgttatggctttatgtccacttttGTAAGCTGAAGAagattaattaacttaaatgtgtgaagttaatgatttgaagcaactcaatatcgattgataaatatgtgtacacaagaaaatcgattttataactaaatataaattaatggaattcttccaaatgcactgccgttatggctttatgtcaactttagtaagatgaagaaggttaatcaACTTAAAtctgtgaagttaatgatttgaggCAACTCTATATCGATTggtaaatgtacatatacaagaaaattgattttatacctaaatataagtaaatggagttcttccaaatgcactgccgttatggctttatatcCACTTTAGTAAGCTGGAGAagattaattaacttaaatatgtgaaggtaatgatttgaagcaactcaatatcgattgataaatatgtgtatacaagaaaatcgattttataactaaatataagataatggaattcttgcAAAAGCACTGCCGCtttggctttatgtcaactttagtaagatgaagaaggttaattaacttaaatatgtgaccttaatgatttgaagcaaatcagTATCGATTGATTAATCTGCGTATACCAGAAAATCAACTttttacctaaatataagataatggaattcttccaaatgcactgccgttatggctttatgtcaactttagtaagatgaagaaggttaattaacttaaatatgtgaaattaatgatttgaagcaactcaatatagatggctaaatgtgtatatacaagaaaatcgattttttaactAACTATAAGATAATGggattcttccaaatgcactgccgttatggctttatgtcagcTTTagaaagatgaagaaggttaattaacttaaatatgtgaagttaatgatttgaagcaactcaatatcgattgataaatgtgcgtatacaagaaaatcgactttatagcTAAATAtgagattatggaattcttccaaatgcactgccgttatgactttatgtcaactttagtaagatgaagaaggttaattaacttaaatatgtgaaattaatgatttgaagcaactcaatatagatggctaaatgtgtatatacaagaaaatcgattttttaactAACTATAAGATAATGggattcttccaaatgcactgccgttatggctttatgtcagctttagtaagatgaagaaggttaattaacttaaatatgtgaaattaatgatttgaagcaactcaagaTAGAtggctaaatgtgtatatacaagaaaatcgatcttttaacaaactataagataatggaattcttccaaatgcactggcgttatggctttatgtcaactttagtaagatgaagaaggttaattaacttaaatatgtgaaattaatgatttgaagcaactcaatatatgtagatggctaaatgtgtatatacacgAAAATCGATttaatacctaaatataagttaatggaattcttccaaatgccatgccgttatggctttatgtcaactttagtaagatgaagaaggttaacttacttaaatatgtgaagttaatgatttgaagcaactcaatatcgtttgataaatgtgcatatacatgaaaatcgattttataactaaatataagattatggagtTCTTCCAAATACACTACCGTTATGGCTTtttgtcaactttagtaagatgaagaaggttaatttacttaaatatgtgaagctaattatttgaagcaactcaatatcgattgataaatgtgtgtatacaagaaaatcgactttatacctaaatataagataatggagttcttccaaatgcactgccgttttggctttatgtcaactttagtaagataaagaaggttaattaacttaaatatgtgaagttaatgatttgatgcaactcaatatcgatggataaatgtgtatatataataaaatcgattttatacctaaatataaggtAATGGAAGTGTTCCAAGTGCACTGCcgttatgtcaactttagtaaggtgaagaaggttaattaactaaaatatgtgaagttaatgatttgaagcaactcaatatcgatggataaatgtgcatatacaagaaaattgattttataccCAAATATAAGGTaatggaattcttgcaaatgcactgccgttatgctTTATGTCAGCTTTAGTAAGACgcagaaggttaattaacttaaatatgtgaagttaatgatttgaagaaaCTCagtatcgattgataaatgtgcgtaTGCAAGAAAATCggctttatacctaaatataagattatgtaattcttccaaatgcactgctgttatggctttatgtcaactttagtaagatgaagaaggttaattaacttaaatatgtgaagctaatgatttgaagcaactcaatatcgattgatgaATGTGCATatgcaagaaaatcgattttataactatatataagataatggaattcttccaactGCACTGCCGTTATGCTTTCTGTCAACTTTAGTGAGATGacgaaggttaattaacttaaatatgtgaatttaatgatttgaagcaactcaatttcgattgtTAAATACTATAAATCCAcaagaaaatcaattttatacctaaactagctgaccccttAGCCGTTGTcgtgcgtgaaattacatatgtgttttgaaatgaagagaaagttaaatttatcatttctttttttttcaatgtaacacagcttgagaaacaacattttttggtttatgttccggtgcgtaaatgtacagagaagatagttttccaactcgtgagcacgccacgtatttttggccgtgcaaaaaacatagcagttccaaatttatgccatacatttctagcgactatccttgtgtaatgatgattgtcatctcaaatgctatttttactggaaactgaGTCCGTTTCAGctaaaatggcaaatcaatagaactcaaaggagctcgtagaatcaagcattctgccccttcgataggtgcatcacaatcagtcgggttccattacacagtttcggcgcatgaagattgcgaaacatagtAATGACAgacccaactttgagacgcaaataatgcggtggcataccaatcctctccaaagaatttaaaaattccactggataattcacggcgtcgtcttttgaattttccagtttaagtcaacaacatcggtacttttggcagctaacattgcgcgtacacTTAAGTTACGACAATTTGGCCAATATTCGGatacacattcgtgatgagtttatctttcgtgaatcgataaacggcagatagAAAATTATATCAAACCATCgaaagtatcaaccgaaattgatctctttccaatttttagtttcGGCAATGTCAtgtttgttcgtatcccataatagacgcggatttgtaGCTGATAtttcgaaatgattatcgcgaaagcGTGCGAAcatcatttgcattccagtgattatcattttccagcaattgtaattgctggcttgcttttcaaaaagttgcatacaccatatcattcacagtacgcactgactcaaatgaagtggaatcacgtacattaatcaatagcagccgaaggtagaaacaatcgtcatttttcgggtggattgtgtaaattcgtcctaatgtatTAGATGATAACATACCTGGATgttcatctactggttggccttgctttctgcgtaagtatttcttcgaagatgctttccatgtacaatatcaagatatttccgaatagagcaatgttctcgcaaacggatcactgacgaaagttgagcaaaaactcgtcaatgttaattttgttgctggcggtgtttccaccagctgtattgtattctctgggttgaaatacactatttggccactctccaaattaactgctagatgcacaacagtcggaaaacattcatgaattgcaaaagtaaatacaaagcgctttagtgcagttcacgtatcgaccgtatcgtccaagactaataaccgccatgttgcttcccttggtgacgtacttacaaacgtaatCTATCGATTataccaaactgcaatactcaacattgatatgtgttttgaatgtgaattagacaatgatGGTGAATATAATacaatccatgtgttgtcaacttcgatattcacgcctctaactcacgccattgtcgtctggtgagcgacgccgatacagtggatatccatcatttccaaaagaaaagcacgtggatactgtttcgtgcatttgcacacaaatcgaagtgggattgtggtgtccgcaagttccatgaaccttattggttttcatcacttgtataatactggatcttctttctttacatcaggaatttctgcATAATACCGCATGTATggcatcgcattctgggagtactcgtacatgtgccttgggctgctaatgtaatgccaaaaagaacgccgaccgatattagcacgacctcttcttggcatcgtaacaaatttcaatctgtaattgatcactttgtttgcaacacacataacattttcaatgaataattttcaaaaatttttgaagcaaaccccaaatttgaacgatttaaataattgaaaaacaaaacaaaaaaattggatgaaaaaatttgtatggaaaaaattaactttttggaatttttcaattttccgacttttcctcatgaaagacatacaggttttttatttctaaaccttccccgattcacacagaacattctcttgaaaatttcatcaatattggttcagccgttctcttagcattactaaaaaacaaacattcattcgtttgtatgagaaaaataaaagggctgttttcaggggttttccggcaattattcgaatttttttctccgcagaaactatctctgaacctcaacgaacattttaaagaaagaattatcaaatttggttcagacgtattaaagttatgtgcgtacatacattttggcgattcatttttatttatatacgagggctgtccgataaataaccgacctaaccatgatgcacgcgactttttcaaatttttattttttatttttttacatagtctccttgtaactccacacacttctcccagcgatgctcccatctctgcaacccttccaaatagtacttggcgtctttgtctgcaaaatacgagttcacgaaagagattgcctcctcatttgacgaaaatctctggccgccgagcgcagttttaagttgaggaaacaaaaaaaagtcgcttggtgctagatccggtgaataaggtggatggtcaagcagttcgaaccgcaattcgtggattttcgccatggcgactgttgaggtgtgagatggtgcgttgtcttggtggaacaagactttctttttttgcaaatgtggccgatttttcgaattttcttcctttagcttgtccaataatgatgcgtagtatgctcctgttatagtttttcctttttcaagatagtcgataaaaataattccatggctgtcccaaaaaacactcgccatcactttcccagccgaatacacagctttaggttttttggggctggttcccccttttcaatctactgtttagattggatttttgtttcgggcgtataatgatgaatccaagtttcgtctacagttatcaatcggcgccaaaactcggtcttattgcctctaaactgagccaacagagctctggaaatgttcatgcgcgcacgtttgtggcctagcgtaagcaaacgcggtaCCCAACGCgtggacagctttctcatgcccaaaccttggtttaatatgtgacaaacagtttcttttgacatcttcataatctcagctatttccctaactttaatccggcggtcatCTAgaaccaattgatgaactttagcgatgttatcgttagtggttacagtttttggacgcccaggacgttcatcatcataaattcagctgcccaaaattttacggtggtaaaagatggtgcagagtcaccatacacagagtccaacttatctttgatttgtgaaggcgtattgcctttcaaaaaaaaatttaattagagctcgatattcaattttttccattttggggaaattaccgaaatagactcacaaaaacgactgtcaacagataattgcgcaagataaatttctgaaattttggcgagtagctattataatatgcacaattggaagtagaaacttttttttcagatgtgccgctagcttcacgttgagttcggttatttatcggacagccctcgtagatataagataatggagttcttccaaatgcactgccgttatggctttatgtcaactttggtAAGACGAAGcaggttaattaatttaattatgttaaattaatcatttgaagcaactcaatatcgataaataaatgtgtatatacaagaaaatcgatttaatacctaaatataagataatggaattcttccaaatgcactgccgttatggctttatgtcaagtTAAgtagatgaagaaggttaattaaccaaaatatgtgaagttaatgatttgaagcaactcaatatcgattgataaatgtgcatatacacaaaaatcgattttatacctaaactagctggccccgcagccgttgtcctgcgcgaaattatgtgttttgaaatgaaaagacaaaaattcatattttattgatattcatttatttgctatttgtctacatttttcttcagtgtaacgcagcttgataaacaaaattttttggtttctgttccggtgcgtaaatgtacagagaagatggttttccaactcttgagcacgccacgtatatctggccgtgtgaaaaacatagcatttccaaatgtatgccacccactatgcgactattctattgatcgtcattttaaatccaattttcactggaattggcaaatcgttagaactcaaaagaaatccgtagaatcaagcattctgtcccttatatttgataggtgcatcacaatcagattgcgatgatgcggtggcataccaggcctctccaaagaatttacaaattccactggtaattcacggtgtcgtcttcattgtcagacgatcgatcgatttgtatgattgcaagtctcctggaatttgactttgaattttccagtttaagtcaacaacatgggtatttgtggcagctaagattgctcgtacactcaaggaatcgtacttacgacagtttggccaatgttcgtataaacattcgtgatgagtccatctttcgtgaattgataaacggcatatgggattgatatcagaccatgggaagtatcaatcagtattgacccgtttccaattcttagcgtatgcaatgtaaaatgtcttcggcaatgtaatttttggtcgtatcccataacgccgatttgaaggctgatcatcgcgaaatatgtgtgaacttcagtggcattcgtttttcgggtggattgtgtaagttcattctaatgcattagttgagaacacacctggatgtccatctactggatgaccctgctttctgcgtaacaatttcttcgatgatgcatcccatgtataatatcaacgtatttcgaatagaccaatgttctcgcaaacggatcactgacgggagttgagaaaaaactcgctaatgttaattctgttgctggtggtgtttctgttgactgtactgtattctctgggttgaaatagactctttggtcattccccaaattaacttcgagacgcacaacagtcggaaaacgttcatgaatttcaaaagaaatatcctacaaagcctttcatttcagttcacgtatcgaccgtgtcgtttaaaaccaataaccgccatgttgcttcctatggtgacgtatttacaaacgcattttatcgattacaccaaactacaatacgcaacattcacatgacttttgaatgtgaattagacaatagtggcgaatatggtacgacccatgtgttgtcaactttgatgtgttgttaacttcgatatttacgtcgatagagtggatatccatcatttccagcttgtgtttcagaaaagcacatggataatgtttcgcgcatttattgtcaggcatacaaaccgaagtgtgattgtagtgtccgcaaggtccatgaaccatgttggtttccatcacttcatataatactggatctttctctgcatcattaatttccgcagaaatgagttcctcaatttgatctggtgtgacaaccatccaccatccaaagaagaatatgtacgtgcgacaaacctctcttttgccactcaacaaagtacatttagcatctaacagtaccacatatacctaccctactccaagataaactccatgaaacatcgcaactgttgtttgaaaagtcgtgctgtgacatcgtgacgatcgcttgcttattgaccgcgatccataattccgcacgtatgtcaccgcatcctgggagtacttcttgccttgccttgcctttggctgccatactttgatggaccgatattagggcgacctcttcgtggcttcgtaacaaatttcaatctgcaattgacctctttgtgtgaaacgcacgtaaagttttcactgaataatttttcttttgaatagccggaataaaaaagcaagcgaccgaaattgaactattcaaataatttacaaatcaaaatattgaaaaacaaaacaaacaaaaattgaaaaaaaatgtttatggaaaaaagatactttttggaattatcctaaaaaaaaaagtattctccttgtttgggcggagacctatccgaattggtggtaatcaccgaaatcagtccaggcgttctctagttataagcgtagtaacttacatcactttcttttatagatattaagcgatgtgataaaaacttgatccacagatgtcgcctttttctttggcatcgttttgtttaatacacgtttacgccaatttaaggtttgaatattggatactgcgatggtagcgccatctatcggtcaaacattccaaatttaaaaattgattaaaaatgaaaaaataatttaaaaaacattttccagtggaccaaattgtaaatataaaccattcccgaatctccttgaacgtacacacaaaatttcatcaaaatcggtccattcgtttaggagcaattccaaggcaaacacacggtcagaagatttatatatataaagatataagataatggaattcttccaaatgcactgccgttatggcctcagtaagatgaagaaggttaattgaattaaatatgttaaattaatgattataagcaactcaatatcgattgctaaatgtgtataaacaagaaTATCGACATTATATCTAAACATgagtttgtggaattcttccaaatgcactgccgttatcgTTTAATGTCAACTTCAGTAGGATGAAGAAagctaattaacttaaatatgtgaagtcaattatttgaagttaatatcgattgctaaatgttgatatacaagaaaatcgactttatacctaaatatgaGATTGCGCAGTTCTTCCAAATGcgctgccgttatggctttatgtcaactttagtacgatgaagaaggttaattaacttaaatatctaaagttaatgatttgaggCAACtctatatcgattgctaaatggagtttttccaaatgcactgccg belongs to Bactrocera dorsalis isolate Fly_Bdor chromosome 1, ASM2337382v1, whole genome shotgun sequence and includes:
- the LOC125777725 gene encoding uncharacterized protein LOC125777725 translates to MASKKMEYAAAKKKLDSFIQQVTVLNNTLTFDVLREFVEAAVEVRIEQVDRLEKRFDALYAQLEDNDADDILAEFTNHYIEVKTKLTRQRHACQASEAHSATTRPFAGDQTSIIVSQPKQRLPVLQIPTFNGKYSDWPDFFSMFNTVVHQDVDLTRIVKFQHLRSSLRDAALDTVRSLELNEQNYDKAIDLLKARFDNKRLNFQAHIRDIFELKRVEGNRVAKLRELSDTVNAHLRALQTMGTKEQIADCLLIQLVSQNLDVKSRAKWEEQTPVSEIPTWNSMARFLEQRCQQLENVENVLGLPEKQVGKKLSNQISRKVLLTAAVAGCILCSSSEHRIARCKQFLSLSPTMRYKEAKRLNLCLNCLRVGHSLKDCKSGNCRHCTSKHHSLLHQDTNSFPTTSQPMASDKSPQLSQPTTSSSFNPYSFSSSSFGPSASALVASEVQASVADREFVLLATAIIYVKNRSGSLIPCRALLDSASQLNFITNRLANQLQLKKIKSSQFNSGIG